The Musa acuminata AAA Group cultivar baxijiao chromosome BXJ1-8, Cavendish_Baxijiao_AAA, whole genome shotgun sequence genomic sequence ATGCGATGCTTGAGGATGGGTATCAAGTGTCTTATCGGGCTAGACGAGGCTGTTCTCAAGAACATCGAAGCATGCAGGCAGCTCTCCGTCATCACCCGCAAATCTCTCGGCCCTAATGGTGATCTTTCCGCACTTAAATTCTCGTAAAATGAAATCCTTATGTTCTTCCTCTTCACACTGGTCTGATgtcgcatttaacaattcatcgatTCTGCTAAGTTGCTTACGATGCCATTCGTGACAATTCACCCTGGAAGAATAGTGGaggggagaaagaggaggaggtgcCAGCGATGCCGAGGGGAGGAGGCGACGAGAGAGACTGacagaaaaaagataaaagagggaagaagaaaaacaagacagctgtagaaattgtagaaaataaaagaaatagtgAAGATCGATACCATCAATTCACCGTATGGTGTAGTCCATATGAAGACTGAACCAAGTGAAATAATCTGATCCGCGTCCTAACTGACTGTAAGAATGGCAAATACCAAACAGTATCGACTGATACGGGCGGTATTTAAAGTTTAAACTATGGTTGAACAATTTTGGCTTTAGCCTCGGTCCAACATTATAGGTTGTCAAAATCAAATTTGAACTATTTGACATCAAAGTTTTTCCTTTACCACAATGAATGCTATAATCATGTGTTCAATTTTAGTATGTTGCATTGATGTTCTGCATGAACATAAGGTTCATCAATGCAACTTTGTTTTGGTAATAATCTGATCTCATGGATGGAGTGCGTCCAGATCAGATTTCGCTTCACAAAGAAAATATCTATTTGATCATTAATATAGAAGATACTCTGCCCTCTCCTTAGAGAAATTATCTACTTTCTTTTAGCCAACAGTTTTTTTAATAATCAAACTGTTAGCAATTTCTTGGTATGGTTTTGCTTGCTTGTGTGGCAGTTTTGATGATGCTTTCTTTAGGTGGAATGCTGTTATCCACTGGTGTCATTCATACATCAGCTACAGAAACTAAGGGAGCCATTCTAATTCAAAATTCAAGTACTGTTTGCTGATGACACTAACCATCTTCAATTTAGTGAATGGAAAATAAGCAATAAGCTGGGTATGTCTCTCGTAGATCACAAATTTGTGATCATTCTTATTCATAGTTGCTATGGGTATGCAGGTTTATTCCCATAGAGAAGAATCTTCTCAAATTTATCCAAAATGGAAAAATccagtaaaataaataaaagagattGACATGTGATTACCATTTTCCTTGGAGTTCTAATTTGAGCAGGGAAAAGTTCCATCGATCTGTTTACATGGGCCAATTACTCGAAAGAAAGGAAGGCCTTCTCTGTATAggtttgttcctttttttttttttaaaggtgaAACATGGAGTGTCTTAGATAAGCATTCTTTGGCACTGTTTCCTCTAATACATAATCAGCATAATTCCCACAACCTTCTCCAACAAATGTGATTTGCAAATAAGGTTTTGGATGTATTTTGTCTCTTATTTAAATGTGTACAATTTTTGCAAAAATATATTTTGTTAAATACATAATTATTAATGGTAATGAGGAAGTTATGACCTGATCTTGACTGACAAATGTGTCTTATACATTCTGAAGTTAGAGAACTATGCAAAAACTGAAGAAGCCAAAGTTGAGGAGCTCACTAAAGCTCTTGCCGACACTGGTGCCGAGGTTTTTATGAGTGGGGCTGCGGTTGGAGACTTAGCATTGCATATCTGCAAGCACTGCAAGGATGCGTTCTTCATCTACCAAAGTAATGGTATTCATTTTGTAGCATTTATCTTTCGGTATGATCCCTTGCTTTATGGTTTGCACATGCTTGGTTCGGCAGATCATGATGGTGAAACCAACAGGTGGCCCAAGGAGAGATCCACCAGCCCCTATGGTCGAAAGATACACTTCTCTTAATGACTGAAAAAGATTTGAGCTTGATTCCTGCACGCGTATATTTTTTGGTGGGAGGACATTGTAAAAGATCATGACCTAGAGAAAGTGGACCTGATGTTGAATTCGGTGTCCAACTCTTAATTTGGTGCACTAAGTTCGAATGCTGGGTCCGAACATTTTTACTCTCGTACAAAATATGAATGGTCTTTTATGTGTTTTATATCCTATTCATGATTTTATGGTTTCCATTACACGGCAGGCCCCAGTACCCAACAGTTGAATGTTCCTTCCTTGAGAGGACTTCCTGATCGTCATTTCAGGTACACTCTATCCGTTGATCAATTGGCCCGGTTTGCATTTTGTTATTATATGTGTGAAGTGTATCTCTTTGTCACCATTTCTATTTTGTTCTTCGATATCTCTATCTGACTATCTCAGATGGTGCTGTCTTGGATGGAAGATAAACTTTTTGACTTTCTTTTAATAAAAAAAGACTAACTTTTGTTTTTCACAATAAAATAATTTGACGATGACTAGCACTCTTGCTAACATGTTAAAGTTAATATTAGTTTTGATGGCCCGGTTTGCATTTAGATACCAGTTTTTTTCTCTATGTTTAGACTTCTTTACTCCTCAATAATAGATAGGGATTATGTCTCCTGGCTTAGGCCTGTTATTATATGTGCGAAGCATATCTCTTTGTTACCATTTCTATTTTCTCTGTCATGGCTATCTCAGATTTTGCTGTCTCGGATTGATGATCAACTTTTTCACCTCTTTTTAATGAAAGAAaggctaacttttttttttccacattAAAAAATGATCGATGACGACGAGCACTCTTGCTGACATATTGAAGGTAATATTACGTTTCTTCGATGATGCCATCGCCTCTTCGAGATTTTGTTTAGTTAGCCTTTTGACTGTTTGTCGAAACTTTGGCATCTACTTTAATAATATGTAGTTGTTTCTTGCAGATATCGGAAAGAGTTACCCACACCCCACGGTTACACTGCATCCAGTCGCACAGAAGAAGGATTTGAACTCCGCGTGCCCGATGTCCGCTTGCGATGACCAGAACCTGTGTTTACCCACACGCCGATGGTCTTACCGGACACCATCCGGATGATAAAGTTACTACGCCCAAACTCCGTTTTCTAATCGTCACTTGTCGGTAGCAGAATCCGACCACGGTTACAAAAGACCAAGAATGCTGGTGAACGTACCGAGTGCACCAGCATCGGCTTGATAAAAGCCCCCCTCACTTGCTCGTGGTATTTGCCCCGGCGGTGCGCAGAACCGAGACAACTTATGATGGGCAATGTCCGAGCTTTCTGCATTCAGTGAAATATccagtttgccttctgaaacacccACGTGTCTTGTGTGGACTCCGAAATTTGTTTCTTGAAGAATCGAGGAGTAGGAGGTCACTTCAGCCTCTGCAGGAACAGTAAGCTGATCTGACCATTAACCATCATTGTAGGTCATGTGTGGTGCAGTCTACTACTCCAAGACCCAGTGGAGCAATCGAGGACAACTTATTCCCGGGACCATACCAAAACTAGACCTTTTCGGTTCATCTTCAACCCATCGGTAGCGAATACAGAGGCTGACTGATGAAGCGCCAAATTTGTCTTCAGATGAGAATTAGAGAGgattatttttgttgttgttattattatttctttgttGTACTCCCCCTCGTTTTGGGTCATGTTTGACGCTTGGGAGGATTCAGGGTGTTTTCTGGTGGAGTGGATGACAAGATTCTCACCAACCCAGAAAGCAAAAAAGGCATGTTGATACACACCATTCCACACCGAAGACTGCCAAGCTCTGACGCCACTTTTGCTGGTTCAAACTCCACCACGGCCACCACCACCGCCTGTAGGAGTGCCATGGATGGCAGTACCCGGGCCACCACATCCCACTCTTGCACTCGCTCCGCGACTCCCATCATTAGTGCAGTGGACCAAGGAGAAAAAGGGCCAACCCACTCAGCTCCACTTCCCTGCAAGATAGACATGGCTGAAATAAAGCTAAATCAAGCAAGACCAGCAGAGTACATTAATGACTGGTAGTCCCGACTCCTTTTCTTCGATTATACTCTTCACCCATCCTACTCCCTCCCTCGGCCAAGCCACAAGGAAGGCCTCGGTTCCGTTCAAGATATCAGACGTTTTTTTATCCTCTAACTCTTcatatacaaaagagaaaactcGATTTACACACTTATTTCTTCATCCATCTTTACCTTTTGGAGTAGAAGTTTGTATTGGTTTTCTTTGTCCTTCCTATCTTAAACCCAATCGTGGGCCCTGTTCTAAGCAAAAACCTGAATCTCTCTCTATGTGTCAGTGGTAATGTTATCTTGGTGAGTTGTGTTGATAGTATCTGAACTGGAAGTATTAATGGGTAATTGCTGGTTCAGAGATCAAATTTCCATCTACAGAGTATCATCCAATGCAAAATCAGGTAGTCACTTTTTCTGGAACTATGAAGATATGTCTCTGGATATTAGTTtcccttttcatgatttattgggCTGATATGAGAAGAATTATTGATTCTTTATTGCTTCTCTGCCTTTCTATGAATGTCTGATATAGGCACCTTATTTTGAGATCAGGAACTAATTCATTCTCTGATGCATAAAATTTGAGCTTCTTAGTTTCATAAGGTTTACTAATTTCTTGGGAAGGTCTTTTTACGTTTGATTCAGAGGAACCTTCTACTTGTTCCCTGTCCTTTTGCAATAAAAAACAAGCACAAGTTCCCTTTTCACATTTTGCACTTCTGGTTCTTCATATTTTTGGCTTGCAAATGATATTTTATATCAGATTTTCTATTTTTACAAGATCACAAATGAAGCTGCTTtctcttctttccacttccctgtATTGAATCCAGTATCTGGATGTAACATAAAACTGTTTTTTGGACTTGTTTTGCTTGTGTATTTGTGCATCTTAGACAAGGCCAGGTCTGTTTCATTATCTACACTTCAGTTCTTGCAGTTCTTGATATGAAGTCAACTACCTGtatttattaaatatgtacatatcCTTGTCATCTGCTTTTGTACATAATGCATTTTAGACACAACTATCAGAGGCTTAGATTACAAAGCTAGTTTCtatgaatatataataataattttatctgaGCAAGTTCATCTGTCAGCAGAATCTCCAAAAGACCAGAGTCCTGTGGTGAAAGAAGAGGCAAAGGAGGATAGCAAATTGCCTTCAAACCCAGAGGAAGTCGAGGACTTGCGACGGGATACAGCAACAAACCCCCTTGTAGCATTCACTTTCAGTGAACTCAAGAAAATCACAGGAAATTTTAGGCAGGATAATGTTTTAGGTGTTGGGGGATTTGGCAGAGTTTATAAAGGTTTCATTACTGAAGATCTCAGGGAGGGGCTCCAAGTTCTTCAAGTAGCTGTGAAGGTCCATGATGGTGATAACAGCCACCAAGGTCACAGAGAATGGCTGGTACCAAATCTTTATCAGTTTGACATGAAGAATTCTCAGTTTCCAATGGTCTCTTTGACTTGATCCCTCTTATACTGTTCTTAGAGAAGTTCATCTATGTCTTTAGGCTGAAGTCATATTCCTTGGGCAACTTTCTCATCCAAATTTGGTCAAACTGATTGGTTACTGCTGTGAAGACGAGCATCGAGTTCTAGTGTACGAGTTCATGGCTCGGGGCAGCGTGGAATCCAATCTCTTCTCAAGTATCTATTCAGTCAATAAATTAGTCAATGAATTTTGATGAGAACCATGTAGCAATTAATAAGTAAAAGTTAACAAAATTTATGTAGGATATTTGACCGTCGCCTTTTGTTTATGAATAACAAGAGAAATCTTTATATATCAGAGTTTCTGCTGATACATATGTTTTTGTAATGCAGGAGTACTGCTCCCCCTTCCTTGGTCTATCAGAATGAGAATTGCATTAGGTGCGGCAAAAGGGCTTGCATTTCTCCATGAAGCCGAAAAGCCAGTTATATACCGTGATTTTAAGACGTCTAACATTTTGCTAGACCAGGTTGGTGTGCTGATAATTCTGAACTATGTGTCTTTACTTTGTTAAGCAACACAAGGTTTGTTGTACCTACCGAGTCGGTATGGTATAATAGGCGGAATGCATCAGTTCAACTCGTCATCGAGACACAGCTCGCTTGAGTCCCCATCAGCATGTCCTGACGTACCATATGTTAGTACACTGGTACAGACCGGTATGTACTGTATCAACAAATCTTGAGATGCGTCTAGCACCTGAAATGACGAACCCTGAAGCAACATATTTCCTCGAATAAAAAAAAACGATATGGCAACATATAAATATCAAATGGTAAATCATGCACTCCCCTATTTGCACTTTACATAATATAATTACTCCCTAAAATATTGCACTGTCAGGAATTTCTATACATAGAAGATTAAATGTTTAGACATAAGCATTAGTATCTTGtttcttgaaaagaaaaaaataatgcagTTGGTTTATTCTTCTAATACTCTTTATCTTCCTGCATATGAAATTTCAGAAGAGCATGCATATAGAAAAAGGAAAACGCCTGTGTTGTCTGCTTTTATATCTATAGATTGCATACGTAAAAAAACCTATGGGTACTACGAAGATAGATTGTACCTGAACATGCTTAATGCACTCCAGTCATGTTCATACTGATGTTGCGTACATGCTGCTCGCCTAGCAGCATTCTGGAACAATGAAACTTAAATTGAACTCAATGACTACTCTTTCTTTCTACTCTTGTCAAAGATTTCAACAATATTTCTTGGATCAAACATTTGTTTGTTCTTATGCAGTCAGTTAAATCTGCCTTCCATATCACACTTGCTGTCAACATTGATTGAGAAAAGATGCTGACTTTATAGTTTATTACCTCTTTCTTGAGCATATACTTGACTTCTAAACCTATTACTGCATCCCCTGTGTTTGCTGTTCATAGGAATATAATACAAAACTTTCTGATTTCGGACTTGCGAAAGATGGGCCGGTAGGTGATAAATCTCATGTTACAACTCGAATAATGGGGACCCATGGATATGCAGCACCAGAGTATATCATGACAGGTGACACAAAACTAGAATCATCAAAGTTGCACTCTTTTACATACGTCTGTGTGGGTTATATATGAATTTGCTTTAGCTTCTTGATGGTCTAAGCTAGTTGAATTCTTGATGCATGTAGGGCATTTGACCGCCATGAgtgatgtttacagcttcggcatcgtcctccttgagctcctcacCGGAAGGAAGTCACTGGACAAGTCACGACCGGTGCGAGAGCAGATGCTTGCCGACTGGGCTGCACCATTGCTCACTCAGAAGAGGAAGGTGATGGGTATGATAGACCCCAGGTTAGGCGGAGACTACCCAGACAAAGCCGTGCAAAAGATAGCAATGCTGGCTCACCACTGCCTTAACCGCAACCCAAAGGCAAGGCCTCTTATGAGAGACATCGTCTGCTCCCTGGAGCCTCTTCAGGTAGCTGTGGACGTCCCAGTCATGGAGGCGATTAACCCTTAGCTCCTGCTGTTACTTCCTCAAAGCCATGGTGCGTGTGTGAACCATTTGCACGGTGTTGTTCGACTGAGTTGAGGACGAAGCAGTGAACCAAATTCTAGATTTCCAAGAGGTCTCATTTCTTCTTGAGGGTGGATAAAAGAATAGTATTAGCCATTGTCAAGGTCAAAATTTGCAATAGGTACCGGGGAAAGAGCCCTAGAATTTTGGGGTCAAGCTTCTTCTCCATGGCACGAGGTTGATGGAAGCTATTTGGTGCCTGTGCTGAAGGCTTACGAGTCTCTTCACCAAGAATGGGAGTTAGATCAGTGTCATGTCTGTTCGTCATGCAGTTAAAGATCTTTGTAACTGCAATTTGATGCTTAGATATTTTTAATTCAGAATCATGTTCTAATTAGTGATATCTTCTTTACATGTCGCATAGACTGCAATGTATTTTTACTGGAGGAAACGTTGATTGCAGCAGATATAAGTTTTCCCGTAAAGGATCAGTAATAATTGTTCCTCAACAAAAGTTCATTGTCTTCACTACGCATCATATGGAGTAGAATAGCACCAGAAATTTAAGGAATAAATCCATGGGTTAAGAAGTAGTACAGTATCTCCAATTTATTGTCTTCACTCCACCAAAACCATATCTTTCAGGCTCCCATCGAGAAATCGACGAGACAAAAGTTCATTGTAATGTTGCCACTTTCCCatgtaaaagagaagaaaatttagCCTAAACACCAATTCGTACTGTACCATCCAAAGAGCCTCTATAACTAATAAAACAAAAGGAGATGAGAATCCTATTGCCATCACAAATTGCTGATATGAAAACAGATGCGAGTATTTGGAAATGAGAATCTAAACATCggtcaaaattaatgatgatacAATCATAACATAGGCAAGGAAGAACAAGAGAGCGATCTGCATGAAAAACTTTGGGTTGTCCCTCAAGCTTGGAGCTGCAACTGCCCTGCGAACAAGGAAACCAGCTGCTTTAGAAAGTGACTCAGTGATGCCAAGTGAAATTAGTCTGAAAAGGAGACAGGCAGCAACCTTGCAATACGTTGAGAAAGTCGAGGGAGAGGTAAACTCTGAATAAACACAACTCCAGGACCTGATAGTGTggccatcaattggttgtcaccctgcaaacacaagcaaaaactcaatGACAAACCACAAAGATCAGAGAAAGATTAAGCTAATGACAATAATGGTAAATTGTGTGTAGTAGGACGTAGGCGCTTTAGCACCTTAGACACTAGGTGCTCGTCTAGGTGGCCACCCAAGCAAAGCAAGGCactctaaaatatataatataattttaaaatataaaatataaatataataatataaaatatgataataatagTTAATAGTAGTTTTAATTATCAGTTCTAAGGTTTAACAATCCACTGCTAACAGTAGTTATAAACTTATAATAGTGTGCAATTAGGAGGGGTGGGGGGGAGGCAAGGGAAGAAGAGTCACTTGCGATGGAAGGTGGGGAAAGAGAGAGGAACCTTTGGAGGATGACAACAGTGGCGAAGGAAGTTGTAGATGACGACAGCAGCAACAGGGAAAGTTGCGGACCTGTCCCTTGACGGTGGAGGGAGCCGCACACGAAAGATTAGGCGATAAAGGAAGTTGCGCATGAAAAAGTAGCAGCAAAGGGAGCGTAGACGTCAGCAGTGGAGGTAGGGAGCACAGGTGTTGACGACGACTGACCAAAGGTGAGTCATGACGACAAAGTAGGGTTTAGGTGAGTCGTTgcatcgcatctgcatcccttttcttcacgatcagtagatatgtctctgtggcactcctccgagtccacctccattctaactgatgcttgattttgggtaactaagtccctctgaactcgtcgtcgcttcctcgcccctttcgaccccctgcttcaacacctctgtaatctccaagcagctccctttggttgatggaaagacagactacaactcccatgcatggcctctgccatcacgttgtagggtttgcaccgattatgtcctccttagcttccttggtagcaacgttcgcttactcgaccttgtcctctgacttgttgggctcccttaagcaaatatgagctctggagcagtccaactctccaactgcttcgatcatacctctgcatgatcaagtccctcccatgggactcactggtacttgcattcgaacttttcccttggtggaacacagcccccatatgctgatgaccaaggctttcatccgatgcaaaattcgatgcacgcacggaagacccgcctttgcggtaccatggccttcactccttgaatccatagcccttcttgtcatcgtgttgttcaccgaagtggagcttccagtagctctcgatcataccttcgtatagtccctcatgggactatgttgtgtgtatcgcattgccacgaactgttcctgtcacagacttagctggttttgcttaagtcgtgcggcacccttacgtgtccgtccgcaaaggtcagcctccccgaaacctcccatggtcccttaggaccaacaagagagaaaacgggttagagaaagcgcctcactcgggatacacaagcaaacattccaggaaacacttcatagacaatgcaaattataaacaaactttacaagctctgatcggttgcacaataaagggtcaaaatgatccactacagactgaatatctctcacaagtgtccacatgatacaacctttatttacaagcctaagaaggccaccaaacccaactaaaatggggctgttaagccttcaaccgttcctctacatgctgtgcaaagcatgaacaaacagaaagacacggacatacacaagtattacatctaacatcctgtttagaactttgtccgtgacattctcccccacttattccttcgacgtcctcgtcgaagcctttgccgacactacaactcctcgcctttgctgagtctttaatcttctgctccagctgcaatgcgcctcttggctcccagctgctctccgctgctgtttttgagtagtcgaacctttgatccgccttgctgcttcaactcgccaatgactctaactctagtgtggggttggttgagttatgttgatccatgttggttcctgcagatcctccagatgaaggaaaagaccatccttactatgcgtaagtctttcaaatgcctcatgctgcttgaactaggtggatgattgttggagctttaacgagcatcgtctggcaaacttctgaagttttgggtccttcctccacaaaatatgctcattgactcttctttcacttagttgtcacttccaagtagatttgcatcacttccgctttcgattggcattctgttgggaaatgaagcggataatctattctcagtagcactgatcaccattggtgaggatttgacaactattgtcttttaatatcttcgaaaggtctttgaaccagtgcagagctcctctgctggatagagaagagaattggggtactcggtttcgcccattctcttaagagttgagaaggcaatggttacttgacttcgcccgcctcctcaagggttgtactccttgcatcgagctagttactggccttcgcctactctttgctcatacttctgaagcactcgaagtgtttgtactccttgcattgaattagctactgtgattcaccttctcaatgccatcgaacttctggaatgcaggaagttttcaccccaacttggagtaattctctaatagttttagttgcctctgggattgtatcatcttcttcATCAACCCGGccggcctactccattgagtagcaaaggtacaacaccgggtactgcctgcttcattccttagtcgtgcactcttgtatgacccgaagtccttcactttcaactatcttgatgagaagcttgttgacaccggtcttacgaagttccttggcctctgcccttcagctttgtctcggtacttggagtttgcctctgcatgctccacctcctcggctcctttcacgaccaagcactctccctccatgagagcaagggatcaatgactttcacggaagtcccgcctttgcgggACCATGGcgatgccatgcccatggccctactatcccccGCCTCGTATCtacatccattttcttcacgatcagtagatatgtctctgtggcactcctccgagtccacctccattctaactgatgcttgattttgggtaactaagtccctctggactcgtcgtcgcttcctcgcccctttcgaccccctgcttcaacatctctgtgttctctaagcagctcccttCGGTCGATGAAAAGAcatactacaactcccatgcatggcctctgctatcacgttgtagggtttgcaccgattctatcctctttagcttccttggtagcaacgttcgcttactcgactttgtcctctgacttgccgagctcctttaagcgaatataggctctgaagcagtccaactctctagctgcttcgatcatacctctacatgatcaagtccctcctatgggactcactggtacttgcattcgaacttttcccttggtggaacacaacccccatatgctgatgaccaaggctttcatccgatacaaaatcgATGCACGCACAaaagacatctctattgcattctgatccttatgggatgaactcgaattgtgatccctccatgtatggcctctaccaata encodes the following:
- the LOC135588346 gene encoding probable serine/threonine-protein kinase PBL16; this encodes MGNCWFRDQISIYRVSSNAKSESPKDQSPVVKEEAKEDSKLPSNPEEVEDLRRDTATNPLVAFTFSELKKITGNFRQDNVLGVGGFGRVYKGFITEDLREGLQVLQVAVKVHDGDNSHQGHREWLAEVIFLGQLSHPNLVKLIGYCCEDEHRVLVYEFMARGSVESNLFSRVLLPLPWSIRMRIALGAAKGLAFLHEAEKPVIYRDFKTSNILLDQEYNTKLSDFGLAKDGPVGDKSHVTTRIMGTHGYAAPEYIMTGHLTAMSDVYSFGIVLLELLTGRKSLDKSRPVREQMLADWAAPLLTQKRKVMGMIDPRLGGDYPDKAVQKIAMLAHHCLNRNPKARPLMRDIVCSLEPLQVAVDVPVMEAINP